Proteins co-encoded in one Armatimonadota bacterium genomic window:
- a CDS encoding response regulator — translation MPETPLAPFIGDRVPRILVVDDHPANLAVLAGHLERWRCTVATASTGQDALAAARAFQPDLILLDILMPGMDGLAVCQALQADPTTARIPVIFLTALTDVDTKVRAFDIGAYDYVTKPFDAAELAARVGARLRQRYAEDDLYRRTGGAGRPPAASTGSCDR, via the coding sequence ATGCCTGAGACGCCCCTCGCCCCGTTCATCGGCGACCGCGTGCCGCGCATCCTGGTGGTGGACGATCACCCGGCCAACCTGGCAGTGCTGGCGGGGCACCTGGAGCGCTGGCGCTGCACGGTCGCCACCGCGTCGACGGGACAGGACGCGCTGGCCGCCGCGCGCGCCTTCCAGCCCGATCTCATCCTCCTGGACATCCTCATGCCGGGGATGGACGGCCTCGCGGTCTGCCAGGCGTTGCAGGCCGACCCGACCACGGCCCGCATCCCGGTGATCTTCCTCACCGCGTTGACAGACGTCGACACCAAGGTTCGCGCCTTCGATATCGGCGCCTATGACTACGTGACCAAACCGTTCGACGCCGCGGAGCTGGCCGCCCGGGTCGGCGCGCGGTTGCGCCAGCGGTACGCGGAGGACGACCTCTACCGGCGGACCGGCGGGGCCGGGCGGCCCCCTGCAGCGAGCACAGGCAGCTGCGACCGATGA
- a CDS encoding response regulator produces the protein MTASAGRAAPGRGPAEGLDAGAARSRILIVDDQYANVRVLEATLDRAGYADLVSTTDPLDAERLFDATAPDLVLLDLHMPQLDGIALLRRLRARTPAGAFLPIVVLTADATRQARAQALEAGASDFLTKPFDPAEVLLRIRNLLGTRRLHQALARQNELLEARVRARTRELEQTQLEILDRLAAAAEFRDDATGQHTRRVGALAARLARALGMPETFVTLIERTAPLHDVGKIAVPDEILLKPGPLTPAEMAVVQSHATIGARLLGGGRFPLMRMAETIAWTHHERWDGQGYPRGLAGAATPLAGRIVAVADAYDAMTSPRPYQPARSPEEARQILAAGAGTQWDPAVVAAFLREEPRDDLTDSQGTGHA, from the coding sequence ATGACCGCCTCCGCCGGACGCGCGGCACCGGGCAGGGGTCCGGCAGAGGGTCTGGATGCCGGGGCCGCGCGGTCGCGGATTCTGATCGTCGACGACCAGTACGCCAACGTGCGCGTGCTGGAGGCCACCCTCGACCGGGCCGGGTACGCGGACCTGGTGAGCACCACCGATCCACTCGACGCCGAGCGGCTGTTCGACGCGACGGCCCCCGACCTCGTGCTGCTCGACCTGCACATGCCGCAGCTGGACGGCATCGCGCTGCTGCGGCGGCTGCGCGCGCGGACGCCCGCGGGCGCGTTCCTGCCCATCGTGGTCCTGACAGCCGACGCCACGCGCCAGGCCCGCGCGCAGGCGCTCGAGGCGGGCGCCAGCGACTTCCTCACCAAGCCTTTCGACCCCGCGGAGGTGCTGCTGCGCATTCGCAACCTCCTGGGCACGCGCCGGCTCCACCAGGCGCTCGCCCGTCAGAACGAACTGCTCGAAGCCCGCGTGCGGGCACGCACCCGCGAGCTGGAGCAGACGCAGCTCGAGATCCTCGACCGGCTGGCCGCCGCCGCGGAGTTCCGCGACGATGCCACCGGCCAGCACACGCGGCGTGTGGGCGCCCTGGCGGCCAGGCTGGCGCGCGCCCTGGGCATGCCCGAGACGTTCGTCACGCTGATCGAGCGCACCGCGCCCCTGCACGACGTGGGCAAGATCGCGGTGCCGGACGAGATCCTGCTCAAGCCGGGCCCGCTGACGCCGGCAGAGATGGCGGTCGTGCAGAGTCACGCGACGATCGGCGCGCGGCTGCTGGGCGGCGGACGCTTCCCCCTGATGCGCATGGCCGAGACGATCGCCTGGACCCACCACGAGCGCTGGGACGGGCAGGGGTATCCACGCGGCCTGGCGGGTGCGGCGACGCCGCTGGCCGGCCGCATCGTCGCGGTGGCCGATGCCTACGACGCCATGACCTCCCCCCGCCCCTACCAGCCGGCGCGGAGCCCTGAGGAGGCGCGGCAGATCCTCGCCGCCGGTGCGGGCACGCAGTGGGACCCGGCCGTGGTGGCCGCGTTTCTGCGCGAGGAGCCGCGCGACGACCTGACCGACAGCCAGGGGACGGGCCATGCCTGA
- a CDS encoding ABC transporter permease — protein MAQRTLVAIPLAPTVPADRRAGHLWRRFRRNRLALVALAYLLVVHLVAVLAPRLAPHPPEAIDLLNQFGPRSRDHPLGTDETGRDVLSRLIFGARTSLAVGLAAMAVAMTIGALLGAVSGFYGGVVDAIVMRVADGMLTIPTFFLALLVLAVFGSNIVNVVLTIGGMGWMVVARVVRAEVLRTLPQEFVAAARAIGASDARLLFRHLLPQALPSMIVAATLGVAYAILTESALSYLGLGVQPPMPTWGNMLTGAQHYVWTKPILAVYPGAMIMLTVLSYNAVGDALRDTLDPRHAGT, from the coding sequence GTGGCACAGCGCACGCTGGTCGCGATCCCCCTGGCGCCGACGGTACCCGCCGACCGCCGCGCGGGCCACCTGTGGCGACGCTTCCGGCGCAACCGGCTGGCGCTGGTGGCGCTGGCCTACCTCCTGGTCGTCCACCTCGTGGCGGTCCTCGCCCCCCGGCTGGCCCCTCACCCGCCGGAGGCCATCGACCTCCTCAACCAGTTCGGGCCGCGCTCGCGGGACCACCCGCTGGGCACCGACGAGACCGGCCGCGACGTCCTCTCGCGCCTGATCTTCGGCGCCCGGACGTCGCTGGCGGTGGGGCTGGCGGCCATGGCCGTGGCCATGACCATCGGGGCGTTGCTGGGCGCAGTCAGCGGCTTCTACGGCGGGGTGGTCGACGCGATCGTGATGCGCGTCGCCGACGGCATGCTGACCATCCCGACCTTCTTCCTGGCGCTGCTGGTGCTGGCCGTGTTCGGGTCCAACATCGTCAACGTGGTGCTGACCATCGGGGGCATGGGGTGGATGGTGGTGGCCCGGGTGGTCCGCGCGGAGGTGCTGCGCACGCTCCCCCAGGAGTTCGTGGCGGCGGCGCGGGCCATCGGTGCCAGCGATGCGCGCCTCCTCTTCCGCCACCTGCTGCCGCAGGCCCTGCCCTCGATGATCGTGGCGGCGACCCTGGGCGTCGCCTACGCGATCCTCACGGAGTCGGCCCTGAGTTACCTGGGGCTGGGCGTCCAGCCGCCCATGCCGACGTGGGGAAACATGCTGACCGGAGCCCAGCACTACGTGTGGACGAAGCCGATCCTGGCCGTCTACCCCGGCGCCATGATCATGCTCACGGTGCTGTCGTACAATGCCGTGGGGGACGCGCTGCGCGACACACTGGACCCGCGCCATGCGGGGACATGA
- a CDS encoding ABC transporter permease, with amino-acid sequence MSRYIASRLLQGVLLLLVVSMVVFAIVHAAPGGPALLNNPDVDPTLAREYRQALGLDDPIPVQYARWLRNVLQGNLGRSYQHGIPTAQLLAGRIPNTLLLSGTALVLAVLVAVPLGVVSAVYRYSLLDYAATVTAFFGVSIPIFWLGIMLIIVFSVHLGWLPSAGMTTVGAAFSWGDLLRHLLMPAVVLSTFPLAQLARYMRSSMVEVLAQDYVRTARSKGLGEVAVLVRHALRNALIPVVTVLGVLVPRLLGGAVITEAIFAWPGLGRLAVDSAITRDYPVIMGVTLLVSGMVVLSNLLTDLAYVALDPRITLR; translated from the coding sequence GTGAGCCGGTACATCGCGAGCCGACTCCTCCAGGGCGTGCTCCTGCTGCTGGTGGTCAGCATGGTGGTCTTCGCCATCGTCCACGCAGCGCCGGGCGGCCCCGCCCTGCTCAACAACCCCGACGTGGACCCCACGCTGGCCCGTGAGTACCGGCAGGCCCTGGGCCTGGACGACCCCATTCCGGTCCAGTACGCCCGCTGGCTGCGCAACGTGCTGCAGGGCAACCTGGGGCGGTCCTACCAGCACGGGATCCCCACGGCCCAGCTCCTGGCCGGGCGGATCCCCAACACGCTGTTGCTGTCGGGCACGGCGCTGGTCCTGGCCGTGCTGGTGGCCGTGCCGCTGGGGGTCGTCTCGGCGGTCTACCGGTACTCGCTGCTCGACTACGCCGCCACGGTCACGGCGTTCTTCGGCGTCTCGATCCCCATCTTCTGGCTGGGGATCATGCTGATCATCGTCTTCTCGGTGCACCTGGGGTGGCTCCCCTCGGCGGGCATGACCACGGTGGGCGCGGCGTTCTCGTGGGGCGACCTGTTGCGCCACCTGCTCATGCCCGCGGTGGTGCTGTCGACGTTCCCGCTGGCGCAGCTGGCGCGCTACATGCGGTCGAGCATGGTCGAGGTGCTCGCCCAGGACTACGTCCGGACGGCGCGCAGCAAGGGGCTCGGGGAGGTGGCGGTGCTGGTCCGCCACGCGCTGCGCAACGCGCTCATCCCCGTCGTCACGGTGCTGGGCGTGCTGGTCCCCCGCCTGCTGGGCGGCGCGGTCATCACCGAGGCGATCTTCGCCTGGCCGGGACTGGGCCGGCTGGCCGTGGACTCGGCGATCACGCGCGACTACCCGGTGATCATGGGCGTGACGCTGCTCGTCTCGGGGATGGTGGTGCTCAGCAACCTGCTGACCGACCTGGCCTACGTGGCCCTCGACCCGCGGATCACGCTCCGGTAG
- a CDS encoding response regulator gives MTTRTGARVLAVEDQPASLALVRHVLEREGFDVRVARSGAEALALAQETRPDLVLLDMHLPDMHGLEVLRRLRESPWGAALPVVAVSAMVTPEDRALWLQAGCADVIAKPIDVATFAQSVARWLRPGAASQDRGQDRPSPAPAATPPGRGAAAQDRQEDGARRPRDLLGEILVANGLVTRDQLARAIEAQARSGKRLGQVLVEQGVLTEDDIAWALANQLGYPYVFLTRDLVDEEAVRLLPEGFMRERRVLPVLKFGHEMTLAMADPTDQATIDEVAARTGLRINRALALASNIATVLDEVFARPRAARAPSAASGSPAAQYLQFHLVQALQQGATEIHLDVGPDGEGRIRYRIQGVLVDRTGAPGELHAAILEHLRRLTGQEASAGVGTARVTAGSSALTLVAAFVPTAAGPAATVTLYPERSDVPDLAQLGVAGRELAALRAALQPPGGLVLVGCVDRAVRAALLHGLLAAAPQGKGWTVETVPVFRRPTLHQTLTTPEGLAAQVRLVAAARPDYIGIDDVAAPEALAAAADAARRATVLAGHPQGNALDLLAEMVDALGTALTASVLRAVLAARPVRLLCPACKQAAPPAVGGRRTFLPVGCEACGFTGYRGQRLLAQVWVVDPQTRTLLRAGQRADALARAAEPLDAQLRAQATALLDDGLVCPAELAAVMDILAPQTPWTSPTC, from the coding sequence ATGACCACGCGCACGGGCGCCCGGGTGCTCGCCGTGGAGGACCAGCCGGCCAGCCTGGCGCTGGTGCGCCACGTGCTCGAGCGCGAGGGTTTCGACGTCAGGGTGGCGCGCTCGGGTGCCGAAGCGCTGGCCCTCGCGCAGGAGACGCGGCCGGATCTCGTGCTGCTCGACATGCACCTGCCCGACATGCACGGGCTCGAGGTCCTGCGTCGGCTGCGCGAAAGCCCCTGGGGCGCCGCGCTGCCGGTCGTGGCCGTCAGCGCCATGGTCACCCCCGAGGATCGGGCGCTCTGGCTGCAGGCGGGGTGCGCCGACGTGATCGCGAAACCCATCGACGTTGCGACGTTCGCGCAAAGCGTCGCGCGCTGGCTGCGACCGGGCGCGGCGTCGCAGGATCGGGGGCAGGACCGCCCCAGCCCTGCGCCTGCCGCCACGCCGCCAGGGCGGGGTGCGGCAGCACAGGACCGGCAGGAGGACGGCGCACGGCGGCCCCGGGACCTGCTGGGCGAAATCCTGGTCGCCAACGGCCTCGTCACGCGCGACCAGCTCGCCCGGGCCATCGAGGCGCAGGCGCGCAGCGGCAAACGCCTGGGGCAGGTGCTGGTCGAGCAGGGCGTGCTCACCGAGGACGACATCGCGTGGGCGCTGGCCAACCAGCTCGGCTACCCGTACGTCTTCCTCACCCGCGACCTCGTGGACGAGGAAGCCGTGCGCCTGTTGCCCGAGGGTTTCATGCGCGAGCGGCGGGTGCTGCCGGTGTTGAAGTTCGGGCACGAGATGACGCTGGCGATGGCCGACCCCACCGACCAGGCCACGATCGACGAGGTGGCCGCGCGCACGGGCCTGCGCATCAACCGCGCGCTGGCGCTGGCGTCGAACATCGCGACGGTACTGGACGAGGTCTTCGCGCGACCGCGGGCCGCTCGCGCGCCGTCGGCCGCGAGCGGCAGCCCTGCGGCGCAGTACCTCCAGTTCCACCTGGTGCAGGCGCTCCAGCAGGGCGCCACGGAGATCCACCTCGACGTGGGGCCCGACGGCGAGGGCCGGATCCGCTACCGCATCCAGGGAGTGCTGGTGGACCGGACCGGAGCGCCCGGCGAGCTGCACGCGGCCATCCTCGAGCACCTGCGCCGGCTGACCGGGCAGGAGGCGAGCGCCGGGGTGGGCACCGCGCGCGTGACCGCCGGCAGCAGTGCCCTCACCCTGGTCGCAGCGTTCGTCCCCACGGCGGCGGGGCCGGCCGCGACGGTCACGCTCTACCCGGAGCGCAGCGACGTGCCGGATCTGGCGCAGCTGGGCGTCGCCGGCCGCGAGCTCGCGGCGCTGCGCGCCGCCCTGCAGCCTCCCGGCGGCCTGGTCCTCGTCGGCTGCGTCGACCGCGCTGTGCGCGCCGCCCTGCTGCACGGGCTGCTGGCGGCGGCGCCCCAGGGCAAGGGCTGGACGGTGGAGACGGTGCCGGTGTTCCGGCGGCCGACCCTGCACCAGACCCTGACCACCCCGGAGGGGCTGGCCGCCCAGGTCCGCCTGGTGGCCGCCGCACGTCCCGACTACATCGGCATCGACGACGTGGCCGCACCCGAGGCGCTGGCCGCCGCGGCCGACGCCGCCCGCCGCGCCACGGTGCTGGCGGGCCACCCGCAGGGCAACGCCCTCGACCTGCTGGCCGAGATGGTCGACGCGCTGGGGACGGCGCTGACGGCGTCCGTGCTGCGCGCGGTGCTCGCCGCACGCCCCGTGCGCCTGCTGTGTCCTGCCTGCAAGCAGGCCGCCCCACCCGCAGTCGGGGGACGGCGCACCTTCCTGCCGGTGGGGTGCGAGGCCTGCGGGTTCACCGGCTACCGCGGGCAGCGCCTCCTCGCCCAGGTGTGGGTGGTCGACCCGCAGACCCGGACGCTGCTGCGCGCCGGACAGCGGGCCGACGCGCTCGCGCGCGCGGCGGAGCCGCTGGACGCGCAGCTGCGCGCGCAGGCCACAGCCCTGCTGGACGACGGGCTCGTTTGCCCCGCGGAGCTCGCCGCCGTGATGGACATCCTCGCCCCCCAGACGCCATGGACATCACCGACCTGCTGA
- a CDS encoding M28 family peptidase, translated as MAVAQRVDLETRLRAAVSARRLAGHLRRFARWHRETGGPDERAAVDYIATTLQGHGIATRLHEFRGFVSFPREASLEVVAPEPMTLPCRPRSFGASTPPDGLEGELVFVGSLEEDRTAMIFARTGEESEYEGIDARGKVVLGTAGGPDGVKRAMEHGAIAYLHMWPSGEDAIHEMIVTSIWGTPTPESIGRLPTIPALSLAKADGERLRALLARGPVRVRIRARTETTWRTLPLLVADVPGAEPEFLLVGAHIDSWYEGITDNATGDACLMEMARVAHRHRRWLRRGLRFAWWPGHSHGRYAGSTWYADAAFDELRQRALGYLNIDSPGVRETAIFDCRYNMGEVEDLMRQVVPEVTGQSPNIRRPFKAGDQSFWGIGLPSLGAFRMLPLDHPDRATVGGSGGGWWWHTPADTLDKADPEILAQDTGLYLTIAARLVVPPVLPFNFVPAAGDFVRLLRELHEAAGGTLALDDLVARATHLQGLAARLEGVRAAAAASAPARPRGKTAARIARLNRGLMRLSRILNPVLYTVEGPYHHDPALQVPLLPGLQRVRALARLDPTSDAYGFLRTRLVRERNRVADALQAAIEHVEELLAAVG; from the coding sequence ATGGCAGTAGCACAGCGCGTCGACCTGGAGACCCGGCTGCGCGCGGCCGTCTCGGCCCGGCGGCTCGCCGGGCACCTGCGCCGCTTCGCGCGGTGGCACCGGGAGACCGGGGGCCCCGACGAGCGCGCCGCGGTCGACTACATCGCCACCACGCTCCAAGGCCACGGCATCGCCACGCGCCTGCACGAGTTCCGCGGGTTCGTGAGCTTCCCGCGGGAGGCGAGCCTGGAGGTGGTGGCGCCGGAGCCGATGACCCTGCCCTGCCGCCCGCGGTCGTTCGGGGCCAGCACGCCGCCCGACGGGCTGGAGGGCGAGCTGGTCTTCGTGGGCTCGCTGGAGGAAGACCGCACGGCGATGATCTTCGCCCGCACCGGCGAGGAGTCGGAGTACGAGGGGATCGACGCCCGCGGCAAGGTGGTGCTGGGGACTGCCGGCGGCCCCGATGGCGTCAAGCGGGCGATGGAGCACGGCGCCATCGCATACCTCCACATGTGGCCCTCGGGCGAGGATGCGATCCACGAGATGATCGTCACCAGCATCTGGGGCACGCCCACGCCCGAGTCGATCGGTCGGTTGCCCACGATTCCCGCGCTGTCGCTGGCGAAGGCCGATGGCGAGCGGCTGCGGGCGCTGCTGGCCCGCGGGCCGGTGCGCGTGCGCATCCGGGCCCGCACCGAGACCACGTGGCGCACGCTGCCGCTGCTGGTGGCCGACGTGCCCGGCGCGGAGCCCGAGTTCCTGCTGGTGGGCGCCCACATCGACTCGTGGTACGAGGGCATCACCGACAACGCCACCGGCGACGCCTGCCTGATGGAGATGGCGCGCGTGGCCCACCGGCACCGCCGATGGCTGCGCCGCGGGCTGCGCTTCGCGTGGTGGCCGGGGCACTCCCACGGCCGCTACGCGGGGTCAACGTGGTACGCGGATGCGGCCTTCGACGAGCTGCGCCAGCGGGCCCTGGGCTACCTCAACATCGACTCGCCGGGCGTGCGCGAGACCGCCATCTTCGACTGCCGGTACAACATGGGCGAGGTCGAGGACCTGATGCGGCAGGTGGTGCCCGAGGTCACGGGCCAGTCGCCCAACATCCGGCGGCCGTTCAAGGCGGGCGACCAGTCGTTCTGGGGCATCGGGCTGCCGTCGCTGGGTGCGTTCCGCATGCTGCCGCTGGACCATCCCGACCGCGCCACCGTGGGCGGCAGCGGCGGGGGCTGGTGGTGGCACACGCCCGCCGACACGCTCGACAAGGCCGACCCCGAGATCCTGGCGCAGGACACCGGGCTCTACCTCACCATCGCGGCACGCCTGGTGGTCCCGCCGGTGTTGCCCTTCAACTTCGTACCCGCTGCGGGCGACTTCGTCAGGCTGCTTCGCGAGCTGCACGAGGCTGCGGGCGGGACGCTGGCGCTGGACGACCTGGTGGCCCGGGCCACGCACCTGCAGGGCCTGGCGGCGCGGCTGGAGGGCGTGCGGGCAGCGGCCGCGGCCAGCGCCCCCGCGCGGCCGCGGGGGAAGACCGCGGCGCGCATCGCGCGCCTCAACCGCGGCCTGATGCGCCTGTCGCGCATCCTCAACCCGGTGCTGTACACGGTCGAGGGCCCCTACCACCACGACCCGGCACTGCAGGTGCCGCTGCTGCCCGGCCTGCAGCGCGTGCGGGCCCTGGCCCGGCTCGACCCCACCAGCGACGCGTACGGCTTCCTGCGGACCCGGCTGGTACGCGAGCGCAACCGCGTCGCCGACGCGCTGCAGGCGGCCATCGAGCACGTGGAGGAGCTGCTGGCGGCGGTGGGGTGA
- a CDS encoding type IV pilus twitching motility protein PilT: MDITDLLILTKERGASDLHLAAGAPPSLRVHGRLVRLDAAPLSREAMHAMLYDLMTDEQKARFEATHDLDFSLELAGVGRFRVNAFVQRHGEGMVLRLIPDRIRTLDELEMPPILKDLAMRDRGLILVTGPTGSGKSTTLAAMVDHINEHREHHIITIEDPIEFVHRPKKCNINQREVGPHTLSFAAALRSALREDPDVILVGEMRDLETIQQALTAAETGHLVLSTLHTNSAPQTINRIVDVFPTHQQEQIRTQLAESLLGVIAQTLIPTLDGQGRVAALEIMVATPAVRNMIRENKVHQLPSAIQTGAREGMQSLDQHLKTLVKQRRISPEEAVKRATEREAFGPQRPAASAPPAEPMGFLSRRAGSVAGES, translated from the coding sequence ATGGACATCACCGACCTGCTGATCCTCACCAAGGAACGGGGCGCCTCCGACCTGCACCTGGCGGCCGGGGCGCCGCCCAGCCTGCGGGTGCACGGCCGGTTGGTGCGGCTGGACGCGGCGCCCTTGTCGCGCGAGGCGATGCACGCGATGCTCTACGACCTCATGACCGACGAGCAGAAGGCCCGGTTCGAGGCCACCCACGACCTGGACTTCTCGCTGGAGCTCGCCGGCGTCGGCCGCTTCCGGGTCAACGCCTTCGTGCAGCGCCACGGCGAGGGCATGGTGCTGCGCCTGATCCCCGACCGGATCCGGACGCTGGACGAGCTGGAGATGCCGCCGATCCTCAAGGACCTGGCCATGCGGGACCGGGGGCTGATCCTGGTGACGGGACCCACGGGCTCAGGGAAGTCCACCACGCTGGCAGCGATGGTGGACCACATCAACGAGCACCGCGAGCACCACATCATCACCATCGAGGACCCCATCGAGTTCGTGCACAGGCCCAAGAAGTGCAACATCAACCAGCGCGAGGTCGGCCCCCACACGCTGTCGTTCGCGGCCGCGCTGCGCAGCGCGCTGCGGGAGGACCCCGACGTGATCCTGGTGGGCGAGATGCGCGACCTCGAGACGATCCAGCAGGCCCTCACCGCGGCCGAGACGGGCCACCTGGTGCTGTCCACCCTGCACACCAACAGCGCGCCGCAGACCATCAACCGCATCGTCGACGTCTTCCCCACGCACCAGCAGGAGCAGATCCGCACGCAGCTGGCGGAGTCGCTGCTGGGCGTGATCGCGCAGACGCTGATCCCGACCCTCGACGGGCAGGGCCGGGTGGCCGCCCTGGAGATCATGGTGGCCACCCCCGCGGTGCGGAACATGATCCGCGAGAACAAGGTGCACCAGCTCCCGTCGGCGATCCAGACGGGCGCGCGCGAGGGGATGCAGAGCCTCGACCAGCACCTCAAGACCCTGGTCAAGCAGCGCCGCATCAGCCCCGAGGAAGCGGTCAAGCGCGCGACCGAGCGCGAGGCGTTCGGCCCGCAGCGACCTGCCGCCAGCGCGCCGCCTGCCGAGCCCATGGGGTTCCTGAGCCGCCGGGCAGGGTCGGTGGCCGGCGAGTCGTAG
- a CDS encoding response regulator, with product MSSKSTVAQPPIILIVDDDPGIRSLLQRMLTTEGYRVVAVGSAAEARGAMERHPPDVVLLDVMMPGEDGPTFCARLRADPATAHLPVVFLTAVPTLEDMWLTSGADVVVPKPFNRALLLSWVRRLVRLRRAQQTAEAAEAALAALAVAIERRSHHSAEHPWRVARYSAELARAAGLEDEALAVVQRAALLHDVGMIAVPETILTQPRALTAEEFAAVKRHPVVGADLLAALADGAQMSAIVRAHHEQWGGGGYPDGLKGEAIPLGARIVAIADAFDSLTSDRPHRPALSASEALEVLWFGADGQWEPGLVELFDPIARAVSERLVAEREQRLLRLHQLLPDHR from the coding sequence GTGAGTTCGAAGTCAACTGTCGCTCAACCACCGATAATCCTCATTGTCGACGACGATCCGGGCATCCGCAGCCTGCTGCAGCGCATGCTGACCACCGAAGGCTACCGCGTCGTCGCCGTGGGCAGCGCCGCCGAGGCGCGGGGTGCCATGGAGCGCCATCCGCCCGACGTGGTGCTGCTCGACGTGATGATGCCAGGCGAAGACGGGCCGACGTTCTGCGCCCGGCTGCGGGCCGATCCCGCCACGGCACACCTCCCGGTGGTGTTCCTCACGGCCGTGCCGACGCTCGAGGACATGTGGCTGACCAGCGGTGCCGACGTCGTGGTCCCCAAGCCGTTCAACCGGGCGCTGCTGCTGTCGTGGGTCCGGCGGCTGGTGCGGCTGCGCCGGGCGCAGCAGACCGCCGAAGCGGCCGAGGCCGCGCTGGCGGCGCTGGCGGTGGCGATCGAGCGGCGCAGCCACCACAGCGCCGAGCACCCCTGGCGCGTGGCGCGGTACAGCGCCGAGCTGGCGCGGGCAGCCGGGCTCGAGGACGAGGCGCTGGCAGTGGTGCAGCGGGCGGCGTTGCTGCACGACGTGGGCATGATCGCGGTGCCCGAGACCATCCTGACGCAGCCCCGGGCGCTGACGGCCGAGGAGTTCGCGGCGGTGAAACGCCATCCCGTGGTGGGCGCAGACCTCCTCGCCGCGCTCGCCGACGGCGCGCAGATGAGCGCGATCGTGCGGGCACACCACGAACAGTGGGGCGGCGGCGGGTACCCCGACGGCCTCAAGGGCGAGGCGATTCCTCTCGGTGCGCGCATCGTCGCCATCGCCGACGCCTTCGACAGCCTGACCTCCGACCGGCCGCACCGGCCCGCGCTGTCGGCGTCGGAGGCGCTGGAGGTCCTGTGGTTTGGCGCCGACGGCCAGTGGGAGCCCGGCCTGGTCGAGCTGTTCGACCCCATCGCGCGTGCGGTGAGCGAACGGCTGGTGGCGGAGCGCGAGCAACGGCTGCTCCGCCTGCATCAGTTGTTGCCGGACCACCGGTAA
- a CDS encoding AroM family protein, translating to MDAIAMLTVGQAPRDDLVPHMAAVFSRKVAIWEAGVLDGLSREAMAALAPEPGEVGIVARLRDGSSTLLSHRKILPRMQALVDQAVARGVGLIVILCGADWSAIRSPVLVVNPGRVYPAVISALAAGWRLGVIKPSPGQVEQARRQFAERGIDAVVTAASPYTGPQRLHDVRVAAQTLRDAGVDLVWMTCVGMDEAMRTIVREVTGKPVILARTILARIIDEFLAVERVAVA from the coding sequence ATGGACGCCATCGCCATGCTGACCGTAGGCCAGGCACCCCGCGACGACCTGGTGCCGCACATGGCCGCGGTCTTCTCACGCAAGGTCGCGATCTGGGAAGCCGGGGTCCTCGACGGCCTCTCCCGTGAGGCCATGGCGGCACTGGCTCCCGAGCCGGGGGAGGTCGGCATCGTCGCCCGGCTGCGCGACGGGTCGTCGACGCTCCTCTCGCATCGCAAGATCCTTCCCAGGATGCAGGCGCTGGTCGACCAGGCCGTCGCGCGGGGCGTCGGGCTGATCGTGATCCTGTGCGGGGCCGACTGGTCGGCGATCCGCTCGCCCGTGCTGGTCGTCAACCCGGGCAGGGTCTACCCAGCGGTGATCTCAGCGCTGGCGGCGGGCTGGCGGCTGGGGGTCATCAAGCCGTCGCCCGGCCAGGTCGAGCAGGCGCGCCGGCAGTTCGCCGAGCGCGGGATCGATGCGGTGGTCACGGCGGCGTCGCCGTACACGGGGCCACAGCGCCTGCACGACGTGCGGGTGGCGGCGCAGACCCTGCGGGACGCGGGCGTGGACCTGGTCTGGATGACGTGTGTGGGCATGGACGAGGCGATGCGGACGATCGTGCGCGAGGTCACCGGGAAGCCGGTGATCCTGGCCCGCACGATCCTGGCCCGGATCATCGACGAGTTCCTGGCGGTCGAACGCGTCGCGGTGGCCTGA